The nucleotide window ATTGCCGGCGGCCATGGGGCGGCGCTGGTTGAGCGGGATGCTGGCTGACTTCGTGCTGGCCTATCCGCAGGTGACGGTGGAGGCCGAGTATGCCGACCGTTTTGTCGACCTGATCGGCGAGGGTTTCGATGCCGCCATCCGCATTGGCGAGCTGGTGGACAACCGCCTGGTGGCCAGGAAACTGTGCGATCACAGGCGCATCCTGTGTGCGTCGCCCGAATACCTCGCTCGGCATGGCGTACCGGTACAGCCTGAGCAATTGAATGATCATAATTGCTTGTGTTTCAGTGGCTTACGTTCATTTCCTGAATGGCGCCTGATGAGCGGTGAGCGGCAGGTGAATGTGAAAGTCGCCGGCAGCCTGCGCAGCAACGACAATGAGGCATTGCTGGAGGCGGCGCGGCGCGGCGTGGGCATTCTTGCCGGCGGGGACTGGCTGATGGGTGAGGACCTGGCCAGCGGCCGCCTGGTACGGGTGCTGCCGCAATGGCAGCTGGACGTGGCAGCGGGCATTTACCTGGTACGCCCGACCGCTCGGCTGAACACTGCGGCCCTGGGCGCCTTCAAGGCCTGGCTGGAAGACCGCTTCCGGGCCGGGGCACCGTGGCGGTCTTGATACTCTTCTGCAGATTTAACGCATAACAGTCTGATAAATAACAGATTATCGTTTGGCTACCGCATGCTGAACACACTGCTCATAGTAAGTTTGCTTGATGGCTGCAGGCTTCAACCGCGAGCGGCTGTTGTAAGTCTGCTCGGTAATACCGAAGGCGGTCATGCGCATCCAGGGTTTGGGGAATTTGCGTACCTGCAGCTTCTTGCGCGTGGCATACAGGGTCACCCCGGAAAGCTTGGCCTGCTGCGCCTCGGCCGCTATCTGCGCACCCCAGCCGCAGGTGTGGCGATCATTCTGGCTCAGCGCCCGGGCCTGGGCGCCGAAAGCCAGCGTGGCCAGCAAGCAACCGGCCATCGTTGCTAGAAATACTCGCATGTTGCTGTCCTAAGCATCTGAAGAAAAACGGAGTTTGCCTTCGCTTTCCGATGCTGGGGGCCAGCAATTTGCCGTCAGATCACCGCCATGCGCAGCGGGCTGTCCGCTGGTGTGCGCAGGCTTGCCCAGGCCAGGCTGGCAACCCAGATCACCGACACACCATAGTTCAGGCGTTGATACAGGCCGAATAACTGGCCGTTTTGCGCTGCCTGGCCCATCAGCGCGACGGTAATGATCGCTAGTACCACACAGGCCAGGGAAAACAGCGCAAAGGCCCGCGAGCCGGCAATGCGATTGCCTAGCCACGCCCACAGGGCACTGGCCAGGGTCAGCGAGAGGAACATCAGCAGGCCGGACAGGTTATGCAGTTGCTGTGAGGTGGACGGCTGCGCCGGTGTGCAACCCTGGTCACAGGGGAACCAGCCGGTGCCCAGGCTACCGACACCATGAAGTAAGACAAGGGCTGCACTCAGCATTGCCAGTTTCGAACCACGCCAGCGCCGCGCCAGGCCCCAGGCAAACAGCGCGAACAGCGCGGCCAGTGGGAAGTTGTTTACCAGTGGCGACCAGCTGTGGGTTGGCGCGCCTACGGCGCTGAGCTGGCTCATGGCCTGTTGCAGGTGGTCATAGCCGGGGTAAGCCTGGGCGGTGAGCCAAACACCTGCCAGCAACCAGAGGGGTATCAGCAGGCCGCTGGCGAGCAATAGGCGGTCGAGGGGTTTCATGCGGCATTTTCCTTCCATGGATGAGTGAGCGCAAAGGCGCACAGTACAGGCTTGCGCGGCCTCTGGGCCAGCACTTGCGCCGGCTGTTTCATAGGCGTGGCTTGCGAGGGAGAGCAAGAAATACCGCACCGGGTGTATGTGATCGTACAACTGCTTGCGCTATGATGAGCGCTGTCTTTCTAGGTGAAATACAGGGCAATGACAGAGCAACAGGTACAGGCAAGGACCCGGCGCAAGCCGCGTAGTCTGGCCCAGGAACTGGTCACAGTGCTGACCGAACGCATTCGCAGTGGCCAGCTCAAGCGTGGCGACAAGCTGCCGACCGAGTCGCAGATCATGGTCGAGGAGGGCGTCAGCCGCACCGTGGTGCGTGAGGCAATCTCGCGGCTGCAGGCCGCCGGGCAGGTCGAGACCCGCCATGGCATCGGCACGTTCGTGCTGGACGCGCCGGCGTCGGGGGGCTTTCGCATCGACCCGGCGACTGTGGTCACCCTGCGTGAAGTGCTGGCGGTGCTGGAGTTGCGTATTGCCCTTGAAATTGAATCGGCAGGCTTGGCGGCGCAGCGGCGCAGCGATGAAGAGCTGGCGGGCATGCGTGCGGCGCTGGACGAACTCAACGAAGGGGCGGCCCATGCCAATGATGCGGTGTCAGCGGACTTCCAGTTCCACCTGCGCATTGCCCAGGCCAGCGGCAACCACTACTTCGCCGACATCATCAACCACTTGGGCACCAGCATCATCCCGCGTACCCGGGTGAATTCGGCGCGGCTGGCCCGTGATGACCAGGCGCATTACATGAGCCGGTTGATGCATGAGCACGAGGCGATTTATGAAGCAATCGCCCGGCGTGACAGCGAAGGGGCAAAGATGGCCATGCGCATGCACCTGAGCAATAGCCGGGAGCGCTTGCGTCAGGTACATGAAGAGGCTGAGGCGCAAGGGGTCTGAGGCGTTTGTGACCTGTACCGGCCTCTTCGCGGGCATCCCCGCTCCCACAGAATCACCACAAGGCCTGAAAATTGTGCAAACCCTGTGGGAGCGGGTTTACCCGCGAAGAGGCCGCCAATAGAAAGCCCCGCCATGTGCGGGGCTTTCTTGTTTCAGGCGCTCGATCAGATCGCCTCATCACTCCATTGCCCGTTCACCAGCCGGCGCAGCCCCAGCGGGTTTCCATCGCGCAGCGCCTCAGGCAGCAGGGCCTGCGGGTAGTTCTGGTAGCACACCGGGCGCAGGAAGCGGTCGATGGCCAAGGTACCCACCGAGGTACCGCGGGCGTCCGAGGTCGCAGGGTAAGGCCCGCCGTGGACCATGGCATCACATACCTCGACACCGGTCGGGTAGCCATTGATCAGGATGCGCCCGACCTTCTCCTCCAGCAGCGGCACCAGCCAGGCGTAGGCCTCGAAATCTTCCGCTTCGCCGATCAGGGTAGCGGTCAGTTGGCCACGCAGGCCCAGCAGGGCGGCGCGCAGTTGTTGGTCGTCCCGCACTTCCACGGCGACGGTGGTAGGGCCGAACACTTCTTCCTGCAGCAGCGGGTCAGACTCGACCAGCAGGCGGGCATCGGCCTTGAACAGCTGGGCGCGGGCCTGGCTGCCTTCCTGCGCCTGGCCGGCCAGGTGCTCGATACCGGTATGGGCCTGCAGGTGCTCAAGGCCGCCAACGTAGCTGCGCAGGCCACCCGCGTTGAGCATGGTTTGCCCGGCCTGCTGATCTAGGTGCTGGCCAAGGTCGGCCAGTAGCTGGCTGTACTGTGGCGATTGCAGGCCGATCACCAACCCCGGGTTGGTGCAGAACTGCCCGGCGCCCATGCATACCGAGCCGGCCAGTTCGCGGGCAATGGCCTCGCCACGTTTGGCCAGGGCGGCTGGCAGGATGATGACCGGGTTGATGCTGGACATCTCGGCGAACACTGGAAT belongs to Pseudomonas putida NBRC 14164 and includes:
- a CDS encoding aldehyde dehydrogenase (NADP(+)); its protein translation is MPEILGHNFIAGQRSAAGPQRLQSLDASTGEALPYSFAQASEAEVDQAAKAAAAAFAEFRQLAPARRAEFLDAIAAELDELDDAFVAIVCRETALPAARIQGERGRTSGQMRLFAQVLRRGDFLGARIDLALPERQPLPRVDLRQMRIGVGPVAVFGASNFPLAFSTAGGDTAAALAAGCPVVFKAHSGHMATADLVGCAIVRAAERTGMPKGVFNMVFGGGVGEWLVKHPAIQAVGFTGSLKGGDALCRMAAERPQPIPVFAEMSSINPVIILPAALAKRGEAIARELAGSVCMGAGQFCTNPGLVIGLQSPQYSQLLADLGQHLDQQAGQTMLNAGGLRSYVGGLEHLQAHTGIEHLAGQAQEGSQARAQLFKADARLLVESDPLLQEEVFGPTTVAVEVRDDQQLRAALLGLRGQLTATLIGEAEDFEAYAWLVPLLEEKVGRILINGYPTGVEVCDAMVHGGPYPATSDARGTSVGTLAIDRFLRPVCYQNYPQALLPEALRDGNPLGLRRLVNGQWSDEAI
- a CDS encoding LysR family transcriptional regulator → MDAFASRRADELATLLALHEQGSFAAAGRQLERHPTVLSKRLSALEARLGIRLVERSTRQLRFTDEGERLVAKVREANRLIAEAEQEAAEGAATVRGRLRLALPAAMGRRWLSGMLADFVLAYPQVTVEAEYADRFVDLIGEGFDAAIRIGELVDNRLVARKLCDHRRILCASPEYLARHGVPVQPEQLNDHNCLCFSGLRSFPEWRLMSGERQVNVKVAGSLRSNDNEALLEAARRGVGILAGGDWLMGEDLASGRLVRVLPQWQLDVAAGIYLVRPTARLNTAALGAFKAWLEDRFRAGAPWRS
- a CDS encoding DUF998 domain-containing protein, which encodes MKPLDRLLLASGLLIPLWLLAGVWLTAQAYPGYDHLQQAMSQLSAVGAPTHSWSPLVNNFPLAALFALFAWGLARRWRGSKLAMLSAALVLLHGVGSLGTGWFPCDQGCTPAQPSTSQQLHNLSGLLMFLSLTLASALWAWLGNRIAGSRAFALFSLACVVLAIITVALMGQAAQNGQLFGLYQRLNYGVSVIWVASLAWASLRTPADSPLRMAVI
- a CDS encoding FadR/GntR family transcriptional regulator, whose translation is MTEQQVQARTRRKPRSLAQELVTVLTERIRSGQLKRGDKLPTESQIMVEEGVSRTVVREAISRLQAAGQVETRHGIGTFVLDAPASGGFRIDPATVVTLREVLAVLELRIALEIESAGLAAQRRSDEELAGMRAALDELNEGAAHANDAVSADFQFHLRIAQASGNHYFADIINHLGTSIIPRTRVNSARLARDDQAHYMSRLMHEHEAIYEAIARRDSEGAKMAMRMHLSNSRERLRQVHEEAEAQGV